The genomic region TGAGGACCACCTCCCTGCTGGTTTTCCTGGAGGAACGATCTTCTCAGAGCGAAGACTGGATGAGCCGCCTTGTCGCCGAAATCCGGACGGCGGCAGCGCCGCTCGCTCGCCAGGGAAACCTTTTCTTTGGAGGGGTTCCGGAAATGGAAGTTGCCGGCATGGGAAACATGGTCCGGGATCTCTGGGTCTTTACTCCCATCACCGTGCTGCTGGTGATGGTGATTCTGGCCTTCGACTTTCACTCCCGGCGCGGTGTTATCCTGCCGTTGGCGGCGATCGGACTGACCCTGGTTTGCACCCTGGCGGCCATGGTGCTGGGCGGATTCCCACTGAAACCCACCACACTGGTGCTGCCCTCGCTGCTGATCGCCAACGGCGGCTCCTATACCATTCACCTCCTCACTCACTACTACCAGTGCCTGCTCCAGGCCTATGACCGCATCTCCTCCGATGGGCGGGGACGGCTCACCCGGCAGCAATATCGGGAGGTCGTGGCCGAGAGCCTTCAGCGCGCCCATAGACCGATTGCCACTTCGGCTTTCACCACCATGGCCGGCTTCGCCGCCCTCATATTCAATCGCATTCCGGCCATCCGCGACCTGGGGCTTTTCGCCGTCCTGGGTGTCTTCCTGAGCTATGTCTTCTGTATGCACTTGATCCCGGCAATCCTGGTCTACCTGCGCGTGCCCTCCAGGCACCGCATTTCCGGACACGATCGCAGCCATCGACACACCTTCTTCGAAAAACTGGGGCACTTCAATCTTGATAACCGTCGCTGGATCTATTCGATCGCGGGTCTGTGCGCCGTCCTGGGACTGGCAGGCGCCTTCCAGGTGAAGGTTCGCACCGATTATCTCGCACACTTCCGGGACTCGGCGCCGGTGGTGCAGGCCACCAGAACCTTCGAGGAGCATCTTTCCGGCCTGTCCGGCTTTTCCATCGTGATCGAGAGCCGGGATCGGTCGCCCCTGACCGACCCGGCCACCCTGCGCGCCGTAGATCGGATCCAGCAGAGATTGCAGGATGTGCCCGGCGTGGATCGAACCCTCTCGATCGTCGATAGCATGAAACTGCTGAATCAGGCCCTTCATCAGAACCAGCCCGCCTTCTTCCGGCTTCCTGGCCAACAGGACATCCTGGTGGAAATGCTGGACCTGATCGAATCCGATCCACGCGAATTGAGCCGCGAATTTCTGTCCGAGGATCACACGGCCCTGCGCATTCTGGTCCGGTCTTCGCTGTTCGAATCCACACAGTTGAGAGCGCTTACCGACCAGGTCGGGCAGTTGGCCGCCCCGTTGCTCCCCCCAACCACGCAACTACAAACCACCGGCACGCTGGTCCTGATGAACCTGACCTCGGATCAACTGGCGAGAGAACAGGTGAAGAGCCTGCTGCTTTCGGTGACCTTCATCTTCACCATCCTGATATT from Acidobacteriota bacterium harbors:
- a CDS encoding MMPL family transporter; the encoded protein is MSGYWRWVLKRSAWVLLLLGAVSALLLPSLDDLRINTSPSTLILSDSPANLVHQKTRRIFGNDEVLLIGLTADDLLHTDTLASIRQVTWDIEAISGVRRVLSLTNTLDILERDGAVEISPLIPESPEQLDPQALRARLRDNPLYEKELISSDLRTTSLLVFLEERSSQSEDWMSRLVAEIRTAAAPLARQGNLFFGGVPEMEVAGMGNMVRDLWVFTPITVLLVMVILAFDFHSRRGVILPLAAIGLTLVCTLAAMVLGGFPLKPTTLVLPSLLIANGGSYTIHLLTHYYQCLLQAYDRISSDGRGRLTRQQYREVVAESLQRAHRPIATSAFTTMAGFAALIFNRIPAIRDLGLFAVLGVFLSYVFCMHLIPAILVYLRVPSRHRISGHDRSHRHTFFEKLGHFNLDNRRWIYSIAGLCAVLGLAGAFQVKVRTDYLAHFRDSAPVVQATRTFEEHLSGLSGFSIVIESRDRSPLTDPATLRAVDRIQQRLQDVPGVDRTLSIVDSMKLLNQALHQNQPAFFRLPGQQDILVEMLDLIESDPRELSREFLSEDHTALRILVRSSLFESTQLRALTDQVGQLAAPLLPPTTQLQTTGTLVLMNLTSDQLAREQVKSLLLSVTFIFTILIFLCRSFKVGLMCMIPAGLPVLMFFGLLGWGGLSLNVNTSVIAAIAIGIGVDNCIQYLVRFQRCRREGLSPQASARESLTRAGGPMSAAASVVALGFLVFGLSRFAPVSQFGLLSAFVMGFNLVTNLLLLPTLLLVVHGSARARDGSAPISPRESQ